The following proteins come from a genomic window of Lolium rigidum isolate FL_2022 chromosome 5, APGP_CSIRO_Lrig_0.1, whole genome shotgun sequence:
- the LOC124656087 gene encoding putative cyclin-dependent kinase F-2 yields MAISKRPAAAVVMGGQAVKKRRVKKPAVIKKPAAIKKPAAYAATADYEEEKTCLGEGAFGVVFKARHRATGQTVAIKHLSSPPPEVASDAPDPSEQLLREARFLEACNGDPNIVGFHCVVRDPDTTELGIVMEYIAGRSLRDILDEQRNGTAPPFPEATVRAFMRQLLTGAKGMQERSIVHRDIKPANVLVAEGEELLKICDFGLAISTSDPPPHGEVGTVLYTAPELLLGKPDTDSLADAWSLGCIMAELVDGEILLLRAQRLCDEGLAYLGTIFWLLGTPDDVTWPGFASLPRAAEMPPLKPGQGSRLRELYPEWTLSEEGFEVMSGLLTCNPDKRLTAAEALKLPWFAEDDEDYMTRSYC; encoded by the coding sequence ATGGCCATCAGCAAGCGaccagccgccgccgtcgtcatGGGCGGCCAGGCCGTCAAGAAGAGGAGAGTCAAGAAGCCCGCCGTCATCAAGAAGCCCGCCGCCATCAAGAAGCCTGCCGcctacgccgccaccgccgactaCGAGGAGGAGAAGACCTGCCTCGGCGAGGGCGCATTCGGCGTCGTCTTCAAGGCTCGCCACCGCGCCACGGGCCAGACCGTCGCGATCAAGCacctctcctcgccgccgccggaagtcGCCTCCGACGCCCCCGATCCCAGCGAGCAGCTGCTGCGGGAGGCCCGCTTCCTCGAGGCGTGCAACGGGGACCCCAACATCGTCGGCTTCCACTGCGTCGTCCGCGACCCCGACACCACCGAGCTGGGCATCGTCATGGAATACATCGCGGGCCGGAGCCTCCGCGACATCCTCGATGAACAACGCAACGGCACCGCGCCGCCGTTCCCGGAGGCCACCGTGCGCGCCTTCATGCGGCAGCTGCTGACGGGCGCCAAGGGGATGCAAGAACGCAGCATCGTCCACCGCGACATCAAACCGGCCAACGTCCTGGTCGCGGAAGGCGAGGAACTCCTCAAGATCTGCGATTTCGGCCTCGCCATCTCCACGTCCGACCCGCCGCCGCACGGCGAGGTCGGCACGGTGCTGTACACGGCGCCGGAGCTGCTGCTGGGAAAGCCGGATACCGACTCGCTCGCGGACGCGTGGTCGCTCGGCTGCATCATGGCGgagctcgtcgacggcgagatCCTGCTTCTGCGGGCACAGCGCCTGTGCGATGAGGGGTTGGCCTACCTCGGGACTATCTTCTGGCTGCTCGGCACGCCCGACGACGTCACGTGGCCCGGGTTCGCGTCCCTGCCTCGCGCCGCCGAGATGCCACCGCTCAAGCCGGGACAGGGCAGCAGGCTGCGCGAGCTGTACCCGGAGTGGACCCTGTCCGAGGAAGGATTTGAGGTCATGAGCggactgctcacgtgcaaccccgACAAGAGGTTGACGGCTGCGGAAGCGCTCAAGCTCCCGTGGTTCGCCGAAGACGATGAAGACTACATGACGAGATCCTACTGCTGA
- the LOC124657851 gene encoding DNA replication licensing factor MCM7 codes for MAPGAKTVDYAGERALAKDFLTNFAGPHGEPKYQNILQDIANRKIRAVQIELDDLFHYKDVDEEFLQRVTENTKRYIGIFAEAVDELMPDPTEAFTVDEDRDILMTQRVDEGADGGSDGTDPLQRMPPEIKRFFEVYIKAFSKVTPLTLRQVKASNIGQLVKISGIVTRCSDVKPLMQVAVYTCEECGFEIYQEVTARVFMPLFECPSQRCKLNKAKGNLILQLRASKFLKFQEVKLQELAEHVPKGHIPRSLTAHLRGELTRKVAPGDVVEMSGVFLPMPYHGFRAMRAGLVADTYLEAMSITHFKKKYEEYELKGDEQEQIDRLAEDGDIYSKLSKSLAPEIFGHEDVKKALLLLLVGAPHRKLADGMKIRGDLHICLMGDPGVAKSQLLKHIINVAPRGVYTTGRGSSGVGLTAAVQKDPITNEFVLEGGALVLADMGICAIDEFDKMEESDRTAIHEVMEQQTVSIAKAGITTSLNARTAVIAAANPAWGRYDMRRTPAENINLPPALLSRFDLLWLILDRADMETDLEMARHVVHVHQNLESPALGFTALEPSVLRAYISAARRVTPSVPRDLEEYIATAYSSIRQEEAKSNAPHSYTTIRTLLSIVRISIALARLRFSETVAQSDVDEALRLMQMSKYSLYSDDRQRSGLDAISDIYSILRDEAARTSSMDVKFAHALNLISRKGYSEAQLKECLEEYASLNVWQIHQSTFDIHFIDA; via the exons atggCCCCCGGGGCGAAGACCGTCGACTACGCCGGCGAAAGAG CGCTCGCCAAGGACTTCCTCACCAACTTCGCCGGCCCGCACGGCGAGCCCAAGTACCAGAACATCCTG CAAGACATCGCGAACCGGAAGATCCGCGCGGTCCAGATCGAGCTGGACGACCTGTTCCAT TACAAGGATGTGGACGAGGAGTTCCTGCAGAGGGTCACCGAGAACACCAAGCGCTACATCGGCATATTCGCGGAGGCCGTGGACGAGCTCATGCCGGACCCCACGGAGGCGTTCACCGTCGACGAGGACAGGGACATCTTGATGACCCAGCGCGTGGATGAGGGGGCCGATGGAGGTTCTGACGGCACCGACCCTCTACAGAGGATGCCGCCCGAAATCAAACGCTTCTT TGAGGTATACATCAAGGCCTTCTCGAAGGTGACTCCACTCACCCTTAGGCAAGTGAAGGCATCCAACATCGGGCAGCTTGTGAAAATATCTGGAATTGTCACTCGCTGCTCAGATGTGAAGCCTCTGATGCAGGTGGCAGTTTATACATGTGAAGAATGTGGTTTTGAGATATACCAG GAAGTGACTGCTAGAGTCTTTATGCCTCTCTTTGAATGCCCATCTCAACGATGCAAGCTGAACAAAGCAAAGGGGAATCTAATCCTTCAACTACGAGCATCAAAATTTCTTAAATTTCAGGAG GTAAAGCTCCAAGAACTAGCAGAGCATGTACCAAAAGGCCACATCCCACGTTCTCTAACTGCTCATCTCAGAGGAGAGCTGACTAGAAAG GTTGCACCTGGAGATGTGGTTGAGATGTCAGGTGTTTTCCTGCCTATGCCTTATCATGGATTCCGAGCCATGCGTGCTGGATTGGTTGCTGATACTTACTTGGAAGCAATGTCCATTACCCATTTCAAGAAAAAATACGAAGA ATATGAACTTAAGGGTGATGAACAAGAACAAATTGACCGATTGGCTGAGGATGGTGATATCTACAGTAAGCTGTCAAAATCACTGGCGCCTGAAATATTTGGACATGAAGATGTCAAGAAAGCACTGCTATTGCTACTTGTTGGTGCACCTCATCGAAAGCTTGCGGATGGCATGAAG ATCAGAGGAGACCTGCACATCTGCCTGATGGGAGATCCTGGTGTTGCAAAGAGTCAACTTCTGAAGCATATTATCAATGTTGCTCCAAGAGGAGTATATACCACAGGACGTGGGAGCAGCGGTGTTGGTCTTACTGCTGCTGTCCAGAAAGATCCAATTACAAATGAGTTTGTCCTTGAGGGAGGGGCACTG GTACTGGCTGATATGGGTATTTGTGCAATAGACGAGTTTGACAAGATGGAAGAGTCTGACAGGACAGCCATTCATGAGGTGATGGAGCAGCAAACAGTTAGCATTGCCAAGGCTGGCATCACCACCTCTCTTAATGCAAGAACTGCAGTTATTGCTGCTGCAAATCCAGCATG GGGAAGGTACGATATGAGGAGGACTCCAGCTGAGAACATAAATCTTCCTCCGGCACTTCTGTCACGTTTTGACCTCCTCTGGTTGATCCTGGATCGTGCAGACATGGAAACTGATCTTGAGATGGCAAGACATGTTGTTCATGTACATCAAAATCTTGAATCACCTGCACTTGGGTTCACAGCACTTGAACCATCTGTTCTTAG AGCATACATATCTGCTGCAAGAAGAGTCACCCCCTCTGTTCCTCGGGATCTTGAGGAATACATTGCAACTGCCTATTCAAGCATCCGCCAAGAGGAAGCCAAATCAAATGCACCACATTCTTACACAACCATCAGGACTCTTCTGAGCATAGTCCGTATTTCAATT GCCTTGGCAAGACTTCGGTTCTCAGAAACTGTCGCTCAGAGCGATGTCGATGAAGCACTGCGTCTGATGCAGATGTCAAAGTACTCGCTCTACTCTGATGATCGCCAGCGGTCTGGCCTCGATGCGATCTCGGACATATACTCCATCCTGAGGGACGAAGCAGCCAGGACAAGCAGCATGGATGTGAAATTTGCTCATGCTCTTAACCTGATCTCCAGAAAG GGTTATAGCGAGGCTCAGCTGAAGGAATGCCTGGAGGAGTATGCGTCGTTGAATGTGTGGCAGATCCACCAAAGCACCTTCGACATCCACTTCATCGATGCCTAA
- the LOC124656088 gene encoding putative cyclin-dependent kinase F-2: protein MAICKRPAAAAVVMGGQAVNKKRKVVVAKRTWPGPSGIKKAAAIKKPAAYATTADYEEEKTCLGEGAFGVVFKARHRVTGQTVAIKHLASPPPEVDAAECPDPREQLLREARFLEACSGNPHVVGFHGVVLNPSTTKLGLVMDFVAGQSLRDILDERQDRSAPPPPEATVRAFMRQLLTGAKGVHERNVVHRDIKPANLLLTEGEEVLKICDFGLAISASDPPPHSEAGTMPYAAPEVLLGKPDIDSLVDSWSIGCVMAELVGGEMLLLRAGEIIYLWTIFGLLGTPDEVEWPGFAFLPRAAKIPALKPGQRSRLRELFPEETLSEEGFEVMEGLLTCNPDKRLTAADALKLPWFAGDED from the exons ATGGCCATCTGCAAGcgaccagccgccgccgccgtcgtcatgGGCGGCCAGGCCGTCAACAAGAAGAGGAAGGTCGTCGTCGCGAAAAGAACATGGCCTGGCCCCAGCGGCATCAAGAAGGCCGCCGCCATCAAGAAGCCCGCCGCCTACGCTACCACCGCCGACTACGAGGAAGAGAAGACCTGCCTCGGCGAGGGCGCCTTCGGCGTCGTCTTCAAGGCTCGCCACCGCGTCACGGGCCAGACCGTCGCGATCAAGCACctagcctcgccgccgccggaagtcGACGCCGCCGAATGCCCCGATCCCCGCGAGCAGCTTCTGCGGGAGGCCCGGTTCCTCGAGGCGTGCAGCGGGAACCCCCACGTCGTCGGCTTCCACGGCGTCGTCCTTAACCCGAGCACCACCAAGCTCGGCCTGGTCATGGACTTCGTAGCCGGCCAGAGCCTCCGCGACATCCTCGACGAGCGGCAGGACCgcagcgcgccgccgcccccggagGCCACCGTGCGCGCCTTCATGCGCCAGCTCCTGACGGGCGCCAAGGGGGTGCATGAACGCAACGTCGTGCACCGCGACATCAAGCCGGCCAACCTCCTGCTCACGGAAGGCGAGGAGGTCCTCAAGATCTGCGATTTCGGCCTGGCCATCTCGGCGTCCGACCCGCCGCCGCACAGCGAGGCCGGCACGATGCCCTACGCCGCTCCGGAGGTGCTCCTGGGGAAACCGGATATCGACTCGCTCGTGGACTCCTGGTCGATCGGTTGCGTCATGGCAGAGCTCGTCGGCGGCGAGATGCTTCTGCTGCGTGCCGGC GAGATTATCTACCTATGGACCATCTTCGGGCTGCTAGGCACGCCGGACGAGGTCGAGTGGCCCGGGTTCGCGTTCCTGCCCCGCGCCGCCAAGATTCCAGCGCTGAAGCCGGGACAGCGCAGCAGGCTGCGCGAGCTGTTCCCAGAGGAGACCCTGTCCGAGGAAGGATTCGAGGTCATGGAGGGACTTCTTACGTGCAACCCCGACAAGAGATTGACGGCGGCCGACGCGCTCAAGCTCCCGTGGTTCGCCGGCGACGAAGACTAG